GCATACGCATACAATAAAATAACATGCACCCTTACACAGGAGTGAGTGCAATTCTGACACGTGCTACAACACAGACGACCCTTGAAAATGACATATTAAGTGAGAGAAACCAGGCAGCACTCACTTGagtctgcccgctctccccttgagagtgttcTATCACAATacatcctcactttactttcttaaggaaaagagaagaagtcagacacaaaagaacaaatacagtACAGTTCTGCTTATATGAGCGACCTACAAGGCAAATTCTTcaaaacagaaagtagagtggcGTTTCTTGCAGATAGGAgacggggcggggggtgggaggggatggcGAGGAGTTACTGTGTAACTGATACAGAGtctctgtttgggatgatgaaaacattctggaaataGACGGTCATGACGGTTCCCCTGACATTGTGAATGTATTcagtgccactgaattgtactgTATAAGAATGTTAAATGGTGTTTTATTTTATGGCTGTTTTACTACAATAAAACAAAGGCAATGAGAAGCACTCTGGCATCAAGGTGCTTTCATTACGGGGACAAgaattttgaaaggaaataagaaaatgtgaGCGTGTCAGAGATTGACACATATTTAGAGGAAAATCACGCAAGGAAAAGGAGCAGGTGACACACTGGGGTGGGTTTTCTGTACCTGAGTGTGAGGAGGTGATGTTTGAACAAAGACTTGGAGACAGGGAGGAAACaggctttttgaaaaaatttttttttgttttgtttttcgggGGGACGTAATTaggcttatatatttatttattattatttttatttaatggaggtactggggatcaaacccatgacctcctgcatgctaagcatgcactctaccgctgagctaaaCAGGCTTTGTTTACCTGAGAGAAAAATGTCCCGAGAAGAGGGAAAAGGCGGCCAGTGAGGGCAGTGCCTCTGAGGCAGAAGCAGACTTGGTGTGTCATGGAAGCAACAAGACGCTGGCATTTGACAGCACAGGGAGGCAAAAGGAGCAAGAGAAGCTGGAAAGATGCTGTAGACCCCATGGAAGACCCCTGCAGGTCAGTGCAAGATTCGGGGAGACTTCGAGGAGAACGGACGAATGATTAGACCCTCATTTAGCAGGATCCCAATGGCTACTATGTTGAGAATCAGCCAGCGTGGAACCAGggcagcgaaaaaaaaaaaaaaaaaaagatagagagagaTGTGGCAAGGCACTGCTGGGTACTCCAGGCAGGAGATGATGGTGCAATGGACCAGGGAGGTCGTGGAGACAAGGAggatatattttggagatattgTGCAGGTCAAGCTAACAGAGTTTTCTAATGgatgtggtaagtgaggggaaaaaaggagcaaAAATAGGGCTGAATTGTTTCTTCTGAGCAACGGGACGGATGGAGTTGTGTAGCGTGGAGGACTTCGGAGAGTGGGGTTTTGAAGGGTGATGCTTATTCTGAGAAGCCACTTGGTATCCAACTGGGGATGCCAGCTTGAGAGCTGGGTCTGAAGGTCTAGAAATCAGGAAAGGGGTCCAGGGTGAGACATTAGAATGTCTAGTTAGTATAAGATGATGACAATAgatgaggtaaaaaaaaaagggggggggagtgGGATGATTAGAGTATAAtacttcctcaaaaaattaaaaaatagaattaacatatgatccagcaattccatttccgGATCCCTGTCAAAAAGAAttgggggtagagctcagtggcagagcatgtgcttagcacgcacaaggtcctaggttcaatccctagtacctccattaaaaataaataaggaaaaataaaaattttaataaatagacctaattatccccccaaaaaacaaaaacaaaaaaattcaatttttttaaatataagaaaaattgaGAGCAGGGAGTCTAGGACATGTTCATACACTCGTGTTCACAGTGGCATTgtttgttcacaatagccaaaaagtggaagcaacccaagtgtccctcAGTGGGTAAACAAGGTGTGGTATATCCCTACCATAGAATattattcatctgtaaaacggaagGAATTTCTGACACATGCTACTGCATGGATGAACTTTGTGGAGGGCATTATGGAAGTTGAATAACCTAgtcacaaaaaaagacaaacactatagGATTCCACTTGTATGAGATACCCAAGGTGGTCAAATGCCTCAAGATAGAAAATACTGTGGTTGCCCctagctgggaggagggaggaataaagAGTCGTTATTTAGTGGATATAGAGTTTCAAGTTTTTCAActtgaaaatagtttttttttttttaactagattccaaaaaaaaaaaaaaatcatactctttaaaaaaaccccaaagaaacccAATATACTGCCAGGACGCACGGCAAACTCACCAGTGATGCAGGTCTAAAGCCCAGCTGACAGTGCTGTGCGTTTGGGGAGGAAGTGGTGGGGCTGCGAGGGGAGCAGAGCGGGTATCCCTTCTTGTCTCCAGGTCACCAGCGCACAGGAAGATGCTCACTGCTCGGTGGATGAGTGCGTGAATGATCGGCTGCTGCCTTCATGTCACCTCGGagccccttctttccttctgctccagACGCTCACACAGACCCTAAAGAACCCTGCATCTCgaggaccacccccacccccacgccgcCCCGCCGAGGGTCTAAATGAGGCAGCGACCCTCCGGTCAAGGCAGGCGTTGACCAGCTCCCTGGTGTGCACAGCGGTGCTCGGGTGGGACAACCGTAGGAGACTCGCCGTGTCCCATGCCTCGGTGTCCTCGGAGGTCCTGGTCCTGGCTCTGGCGCTGCAGGCACGCGCCCGAGatggggggcagggcaggggtctcCTCCTTGCCTGCTCCTCTCCGGGCAGGTCTCCGGGGTCTCTGGGCCGAGGGGTGTCCTCCGCTCTGTGCAGAGAGGGGACCAGCTCCGGCTCCCGAGTTCCTCTTCTGTGAACGGCCGAGTCTCGTGCTCCTCCCGGCTTCCCGTGGATCTCCCCGGGGCCCTCCCtccctttcactttccccttctcttttcaGACACAGGACGCGCAGAAACCCTCCGACTCAGAGATGCTGCGgctgctgctgcccctgctgTGGGCGGGTGCGCGGGCgcggggaggcggcgcgggcggcgcgggcgcggggaggcggcgcgggcTGGGCTCACCCCGGTTTCCCCGCAGGGTCCCTGGCTCAGGTACCCCGGCTGGAAGTGCAGGAGTCCGTGGCGGTGCAGGAAGGCCTGTGTGTCCGCGTGCCCTGCTCCATCCGTCCTTGGGGCTACCGGGCCATCTCTAGTCCAGTTCATGGCTACTGGTTCCGGGAAGGGGCCAGCGTGTTCCAGGATGCTCCCGTGGCCACGAACAACCCAGATCGTGAGGTGCTGAGGGAGACCCGGGGCCGATTCCGCCTCCTTGGAGACCCCCGGAATAACGACTGCTCCCTGGACATCAGAGACGCACAGAGAGGGGACACGGGGACGTACTTTTTTAGGGTGGATGGAGGGCCTTTTATGAAATATAATTACAAACAGGACCAGCTCTCTGTGCACGTGACGGGTAAGGATGGGGTCAAGGAGAGGACACATGCAGGGGTCCTGAGGGCCCCCAgcgcagggcagggaggggatcCACTCTCTTCTCATCCTGGGAGGGACCCAGGGGGACCCAGGGGACAGGATACTGGGGCTGGCCTGAGGCAGAGACTGCTCCTGGGGGGAACATTTGGGGTCCCCACCTCcagggtgtgtgtctgtgtctccctcctctccagctctgACACAGACACCTGACATCCATGTCCAGGGGGCCCTAGAATCTGGCCGCCCCAGGAACATCACCTGTGCGGTGCCCTGGGCCTGTGAGAGGGGGACACCCCCGACCTTCTCCTGGACTGGTGTCGCCCTCACCTCCCTGGACCCCAAGACTCTCCATTCCTCAGTGCTCACCCTCACCCCGGGGCCCCAGGACCATGGTGCCAACCTCACGTGTCGAGTGACCTTCCCCGGAGCTGGCGTGAGTGTGGAGAGGAGCGTCAGGCTCAACGTGTCCTGTGAGTGCGGGGCCAGGACACCGGGTCCCTGAGGGCGGTGGGTgttggggagggggttgggatACTTGGAGACTGTTCTTGGAGGCACCCCGGGGTCAAGAGCGAGACAACACCCAGACCCCACTACCTTGCTCGTGACCGCCCGTCAGGAGGCCaattattgatttctttttcagatgcttCACTGACTGTCCGGGTCTTCCGGGGAAATAGCACAGGTGGGAGAGTCCCTGGGCAGAACCGAGGTCAGATGAGGGGAATGCTGTGAACTGGACACAGTCAAGCCCATCACTCCTCATCCTCTCGTCCTATGTCTGCCTCTacccccatcccttcccctggCAGGACTCTCTCTGGGGCCACTGTGAATTCCTAGGTGATCACTCACTGTCACCTCTGCTTGCTCCCTCTCTTCCGACCTCCTTTCCCCTGTCACTTTCCCATGACATCCTTTCCCTGATTCCCTGCCACTGCCTTCACTGTGCCGTCTTGGTCTCCCACAAGGAGACTGAGTTCCCAAGTTGGGTACCATGTTTTTAGTCAATTTCTGCAGGACCGCGAGAGCAAGCTCATCCACCTGGGGGTacaatttggggtgggggggaggtaattcggtttgtttgtttatttatttttaatggagggactgggggttgaacccaggacctcgtgcatgctaagcatgtgctctaccactgagctgtaccctcccccgccACAAGGGATACAATCTTACTTCTGCCCTGAGATACTTGGGGTATCTCAAATCAAATCAAACCAAGTGTCACAAGTCTCTGTCCTGAGTAACCCCAACTCCCCCTGGGAAGGGCCCTCCCACGTGAGTCTGTCTCCTGGAACTCACTTCAGACTCTGCGTCTCAGCCAGCACTTCCCACTTCTCAGTGAGGTTCGCAAACTTAACTTCCTGAAAATGCTTCAtgtcacccccctccccccccccgtaACTGCCACCCCGACCCGACCCGGGTGTCCGTCCTCTCTCTCGCTTGGCCTGAGTGAGATCTGGACCTGGACCAGCCTCCCCTCTGGCCCACCAGCCTCCAGTCTTGCTTCTTTCCAGCCTGCCATGATCTGACCCTCATCCTTCCCTGCTCAGAACCCTCCCAAGGCTCCCTGTGTCCCTCACAGCCTGTGTGCAGGCCTCCAAGGGGTCAGACTCACGTGTGTCAGCACCCCTGCACAGTTTCACACATCAGGGTCCATCTTCTGGAATGTTCTCTCCCAGGTCTAGATGTAGCCGTCTCTTCCTCCAATGTCCGTCCCCCTTTCCCGGGATCACTGAGTTGCCTTTCCTCCCCCTCACCTCACCTCCTGGACGTCCCCGCTGCGCGCCCTTGCCTGTGACATTTCTCTCAGAGATAGTATTCCTGTGTCGGGGAGGATAAGAGAGAAGGGTCTCTCAGCCTGGCCCTTCCAGCTCTGCCTGTCTCCCTAATTCCAGAAATCCTGGGCAATGCCACCTCCCTGCACATCCAGGAGGGCCAGTCCCTGCGCCTGGTCTGTGTCAATGACAACAACCCACTCTCCATGCTGAGCTGGTTCCGTAGAAGCCTGTCCCTGAGCCCCTGCCAGCCCTTGGATCCTGGGGTCCTGGAGCTGCCCCACGTGGTCTTAGGAGATGGAAGAGAATTCACCTGCCGAACTCAGCACCCGGGGAGCTCCCACTGTGTCTCCCTGAACCTGGTTGTACAAGGATGCCTGGGATCTGAGCTGGGCCGTGAGCAGGATTAAGATGTGGACTTAAGGAAACACACACCTCCACCTTCCGCCCTCTTTTCCTCTTCCAGGTACCTCCTGTTCCTGCCCCCAAGTCTCTGGGGAGCAGCAGGGCACCTGGCCCCTGGTCCTCACCTTGCTCAGGGGGTCCCTCATGGGGGCTGGTTTTCTTCTCACTTATGGCCTCACCTGGATCTATTATACCAGGTAAGAAGCCCTTCTCCAGGTGACCTACACTGGGGGGACCCTTTGTGTGACCACCCATCTTGCCCCTCTCTGGAGCAAACCCTCTGCAAAATGGGTCTCTTTGCAAAGCTGTGTTTCCCTCACAGGTGCAGAGGCGCACAAGGGGATATGGCTGAGAGGTGTGACTGAGCGCccttcctccaggcagccctccagAGCCCCGacaggtggatgaaaattcaccAACCCCCTGTCTCCTGACACTCACCCCTGCATCCGTCTGCGAACAAGGTGGTACTGGATGGCCCTGCCTCCTGTCCAGAAATAGCATCTCTTCACTTCTGGTCTCCAAGACTTTTCCAGATAATTCTACAAGAACGGTTGGGAGGGCAcatgaggaaatatttttattactcaaTTGAACTATACTCCACATAATATTTTTGCGTCTGTGTGCTTCCCTTAGTGGGGTTTTGCTAAACCCATAATGCAACCCCTTAATATAGTGTCATAAATCccataatatattattttttaaaagagatttttttgaaTTAGGAAAATGAACTCTTATATTTATCCACCTAGGAACCATTTCAATTGCTCTCCATTCCTTTGGATTGCAAAAATAAGATCCCCTAAGGAGAAGTAAACATAAGCGGAAGCCCCTGTGGAAAGAACACAGCAAATGGGCCCGACGTGGCTAACAGGGacccaaaagaaaatgaaatcaggcaGTCATGACAGACGCGGGGTTCGGTCACGTACTCTGTGTTCTTTAGAAAAACCACAAACAAACACTTTAAAGGCAATAAGTACTTCTGATTGTGCTGAGGGTCCCTGGAAAACCCCTAAGGAGATGCTCCAATGATAGTCATCATCAGAAACTTGCAGTCAGGCTTCAAGAATCTTCCAGTCCCCTTGACAAGTCTCCCAACTGTGGCTTCTGtggtttctgcttttaaaaaatccctcACCCCTTCAACTCCCAGGAACGTACTTTTAGTTACAGCCAAAGGCTGCTTAGCCCTGGTTTGCAAACCTTGTGAACAATGAAGCCGTCCTTTGGCTTTAAGATAACCCTGACTCTTTTCTCAGGTTTATTTCTACCTTATGATGATGGTATGATTTCTCTATAGCATAATTTTCCTTTCATCTGAAGATCTGCTCATATATTTTTGTAGTGTGGGTATGCTGGTGATGGGCTCTCTCAGCCATTGTTTGTCTGGGAAAAAGTTTTCATTTACATTAGCTTTGGAGAGAGATTTTATTGGATAAGGAATTCTAGGTTAacattttccccctttctgtTGTTCAAATTCTTTTGGCTTGCATGATTTCTTCTGAGAATTCTGCTGTGATCTTcgtctttctttctttgtggctTATATTTTTCTCCGActggttttaatattttctctttttgcacTGGGTTTAAATAATTTGATTAATTTGTGCCTTgatgtgcaagtgtgtgtgtgtgtgagagagagagagagagacagagagagagggttAGATTATCCTACTTGGAGTGTTTTGAGTATCTTGAATCTGAAATTTTATACCTGTGATTAAATTTGTAGAAATTGAagcca
This Camelus bactrianus isolate YW-2024 breed Bactrian camel chromosome 9, ASM4877302v1, whole genome shotgun sequence DNA region includes the following protein-coding sequences:
- the LOC105065923 gene encoding sialic acid-binding Ig-like lectin 14 isoform X2; translated protein: MLRLLLPLLWAGSLAQVPRLEVQESVAVQEGLCVRVPCSIRPWGYRAISSPVHGYWFREGASVFQDAPVATNNPDREVLRETRGRFRLLGDPRNNDCSLDIRDAQRGDTGTYFFRVDGGPFMKYNYKQDQLSVHVTALTQTPDIHVQGALESGRPRNITCAVPWACERGTPPTFSWTGVALTSLDPKTLHSSVLTLTPGPQDHGANLTCRVTFPGAGVSVERSVRLNVSYASLTVRVFRGNSTGGRVPGQNRGTSCSCPQVSGEQQGTWPLVLTLLRGSLMGAGFLLTYGLTWIYYTRCRGAQGDMAERCD
- the LOC105065923 gene encoding sialic acid-binding Ig-like lectin 14 isoform X3 is translated as MLRLLLPLLWAGSLAQVPRLEVQESVAVQEGLCVRVPCSIRPWGYRAISSPVHGYWFREGASVFQDAPVATNNPDREVLRETRGRFRLLGDPRNNDCSLDIRDAQRGDTGTYFFRVDGGPFMKYNYKQDQLSVHVTALTQTPDIHVQGALESGRPRNITCAVPWACERGTPPTFSWTGVALTSLDPKTLHSSVLTLTPGPQDHGANLTCRVTFPGAGVSVERSVRLNVSYASLTVRVFRGNSTGTSCSCPQVSGEQQGTWPLVLTLLRGSLMGAGFLLTYGLTWIYYTRCRGAQGDMAERCD
- the LOC105065923 gene encoding sialic acid-binding Ig-like lectin 14 isoform X4, which codes for MLRLLLPLLWAGSLAQVPRLEVQESVAVQEGLCVRVPCSIRPWGYRAISSPVHGYWFREGASVFQDAPVATNNPDREVLRETRGRFRLLGDPRNNDCSLDIRDAQRGDTGTYFFRVDGGPFMKYNYKQDQLSVHVTALTQTPDIHVQGALESGRPRNITCAVPWACERGTPPTFSWTGVALTSLDPKTLHSSVLTLTPGPQDHGANLTCRVTFPGAGVSVERSVRLNVSCTSCSCPQVSGEQQGTWPLVLTLLRGSLMGAGFLLTYGLTWIYYTRCRGAQGDMAERCD
- the LOC105065923 gene encoding sialic acid-binding Ig-like lectin 13 isoform X1, whose amino-acid sequence is MLRLLLPLLWAGSLAQVPRLEVQESVAVQEGLCVRVPCSIRPWGYRAISSPVHGYWFREGASVFQDAPVATNNPDREVLRETRGRFRLLGDPRNNDCSLDIRDAQRGDTGTYFFRVDGGPFMKYNYKQDQLSVHVTALTQTPDIHVQGALESGRPRNITCAVPWACERGTPPTFSWTGVALTSLDPKTLHSSVLTLTPGPQDHGANLTCRVTFPGAGVSVERSVRLNVSYASLTVRVFRGNSTEILGNATSLHIQEGQSLRLVCVNDNNPLSMLSWFRRSLSLSPCQPLDPGVLELPHVVLGDGREFTCRTQHPGSSHCVSLNLVVQGCLGSELGREQD